Proteins encoded in a region of the Bacillus sp. T3 genome:
- the hemE gene encoding uroporphyrinogen decarboxylase, which translates to MTKVINETFLKAARGEKTDYVPVWYMRQAGRSQPEYRAIKEKYSLFEITHQPELCAYVTRLPVENYNVDAAILYKDIMTPLPAIGVDVDIKSGIGPVITNPITSLADVQKLGEIDPEGDLPYVFETIRILTQEQLSVPLIGFAGAPFTLASYMIEGGPSKNYNKTKAFMYTDPKAWFALMDKLGETTITYVKAQIKAGAKAVQIFDSWVGALNVEDYRYFIKPVMTRIFSSLKEEGVPLIMFGVGASHLALEWNDLPLDVVGLDWRLPIQQARSMGINKTVQGNLDPAILLAPWEVIEEKAKAILDQGMAQPGYIFNLGHGVFPQVNPDTLKRLTTFIHEYSASQLKG; encoded by the coding sequence ATGACGAAAGTGATTAACGAAACGTTTTTAAAAGCAGCTAGAGGCGAAAAAACAGACTATGTACCAGTATGGTATATGCGACAAGCTGGGCGTTCTCAACCTGAATACAGAGCAATTAAAGAAAAGTATTCATTATTTGAGATTACACATCAGCCAGAATTGTGTGCATATGTCACAAGACTTCCAGTTGAAAATTATAATGTAGATGCTGCTATTTTATATAAAGATATTATGACTCCACTTCCTGCAATTGGTGTTGATGTTGATATAAAATCCGGTATTGGTCCAGTTATCACGAATCCGATTACTTCTCTTGCAGATGTTCAGAAGCTTGGTGAAATTGACCCTGAAGGCGATCTTCCATATGTATTTGAAACGATTCGTATTTTAACTCAGGAGCAATTATCAGTACCACTAATCGGTTTTGCTGGTGCACCATTCACGCTAGCAAGCTACATGATTGAAGGTGGTCCTTCGAAAAACTACAATAAAACAAAGGCCTTCATGTATACAGATCCTAAAGCATGGTTTGCGCTTATGGACAAGCTTGGTGAAACAACAATCACGTATGTGAAAGCACAAATTAAAGCGGGAGCGAAAGCCGTTCAAATTTTTGATTCATGGGTTGGAGCATTAAATGTTGAGGATTATCGTTACTTCATTAAGCCTGTAATGACTCGCATTTTCTCGAGCTTAAAAGAAGAAGGTGTGCCGTTAATTATGTTTGGCGTAGGTGCAAGTCACCTAGCGCTGGAGTGGAATGATTTACCTTTAGATGTAGTTGGTTTAGATTGGCGTTTACCAATTCAACAAGCTCGTTCAATGGGAATCAATAAAACGGTTCAAGGTAACTTAGATCCTGCCATTCTGTTAGCTCCATGGGAAGTTATTGAAGAAAAAGCTAAAGCCATTTTAGATCAAGGAATGGCACAACCTGGTTATATTTTCAATCTAGGTCATGGCGTATTCCCACAGGTGAACCCAGATACGTTAAAACGTTTAACTACCTTTATCCATGAGTATTCAGCATCCCAGTTAAAAGGTTAA
- a CDS encoding antibiotic biosynthesis monooxygenase, whose product MNVFMTAGTYDYLLKIKEAHQGERMVLMMHEDQALLFHETNGETLFKEPRSYEAVDSVGTLDNARFVVMNNIPVTDEGRSLFEHRFKNRDRAIEKLPGFVGIRVLRPLTSDTYVIVTLWKDESDFEGWKTSEAFAKSHKKPAPASVAEPGGGGLPQKKLFSGASYVTKYYIPEEE is encoded by the coding sequence GTGAATGTATTTATGACAGCTGGTACATATGATTATTTATTAAAAATTAAAGAGGCACATCAAGGTGAACGCATGGTGTTGATGATGCACGAGGATCAAGCCCTACTATTCCATGAAACGAATGGCGAGACGCTTTTTAAAGAACCTCGAAGCTATGAAGCCGTTGATTCTGTTGGGACATTGGATAATGCTCGCTTCGTTGTAATGAATAATATTCCCGTCACAGATGAGGGACGATCATTGTTTGAACATCGATTTAAAAATAGAGATCGAGCGATCGAAAAACTGCCAGGATTTGTTGGCATCCGTGTATTGCGACCATTAACTTCCGATACGTATGTTATCGTGACATTATGGAAGGATGAGAGTGATTTTGAGGGTTGGAAAACATCCGAGGCGTTTGCAAAATCTCATAAAAAGCCAGCACCAGCATCAGTGGCTGAACCGGGTGGTGGTGGTTTGCCGCAAAAGAAGCTGTTCTCCGGAGCATCATATGTGACAAAATATTATATTCCTGAGGAAGAATGA
- a CDS encoding LysM peptidoglycan-binding domain-containing protein: MGAILTTRKQKLADLRKQKNRARHKKVTATTLAGAFTVLTLMGTKASACSTEYTVKKGDTLYSLAKRYQVSVQQLMDVNGLSSERIYVDQELLVPDELLHEQSDEIAGRYIVKKGIHFTVYRKNIKLA, translated from the coding sequence TTGGGGGCAATTTTAACTACGAGAAAACAAAAGCTAGCAGATCTTCGTAAACAAAAAAATCGAGCGCGCCATAAGAAAGTGACGGCAACCACTCTCGCAGGTGCATTTACGGTGCTTACCCTTATGGGTACAAAAGCTAGCGCATGCAGTACTGAATACACTGTTAAGAAAGGAGATACTCTATACAGCCTAGCAAAGAGATATCAAGTCAGCGTCCAGCAATTGATGGATGTTAACGGCTTATCTTCGGAGAGAATTTATGTCGATCAAGAGCTATTAGTCCCAGACGAGTTACTTCATGAGCAATCAGACGAAATAGCTGGGCGTTATATCGTAAAAAAGGGGATACACTTTACAGTCTATCGAAAAAATATCAAATTAGCTTAA
- a CDS encoding LysM peptidoglycan-binding domain-containing protein has product MVANGLTTEDIKIGQTLLVPYENPVTNDSPLDSSEDLAGTYTVKKGDTLFSLSKKFHISVNELIKENKLLSEKIYVGQKLFVPTEVHSKETEAVYTVAPGDSLWGIAKRFGVKVEDLKNVNTLISDGVIIGQKLHIPGVALFTEVEVIGAADSTTVEFDKNGDPLILTVPYGSASGYQELSGQNITIIHQNGALISII; this is encoded by the coding sequence ATGGTTGCGAATGGCTTAACAACAGAAGATATCAAGATTGGCCAAACACTCTTGGTACCTTATGAAAACCCTGTAACAAATGACAGTCCGTTAGATTCTTCAGAAGATCTTGCAGGCACATATACTGTAAAAAAAGGAGATACTCTATTCTCCTTGTCAAAAAAATTCCATATTAGTGTAAATGAACTAATTAAGGAAAATAAGCTGCTTAGTGAAAAAATTTATGTTGGACAAAAACTTTTTGTTCCGACCGAAGTTCATAGTAAAGAAACAGAAGCAGTATATACGGTTGCACCTGGGGATTCCCTATGGGGAATTGCCAAACGATTTGGAGTGAAAGTAGAAGATTTAAAGAATGTTAATACTCTAATTAGTGATGGTGTGATTATTGGCCAGAAATTACATATTCCAGGAGTAGCTTTATTCACTGAAGTCGAAGTGATTGGTGCAGCTGATTCCACTACTGTCGAGTTTGATAAAAACGGAGACCCACTAATATTAACAGTTCCCTACGGATCAGCATCAGGTTATCAAGAACTTTCAGGACAAAACATAACGATCATTCATCAAAACGGAGCACTTATTTCTATTATTTAA
- a CDS encoding ATP-binding protein codes for MLKTLRAKILFYFLLVSLSGILIISFSIQWGFEASFNHYINEDRDQRINQLIKALKLEYKENGTFTGERVTELLYQQGTTDRLFYKIYTPDEILLIDSTSISEERIPPDNEMRTSPYEGDTWQTSTELIKVNGKTIGMLKVYYPKGFVDSESVFLQTIQKYILIAVIITVILALAFSMLFSKRLTSGLNSLSEAVEELTKHKKDVRVPLDNLSLEMKQLGIAFNELAMSLDKEERLRKEFTGDLAHELRTPLATLRSQIEAFQDGIWEPTPARLQQSHSELMRLVRLVNELEKLLAAENPQIRLNETELEAGKMLSSIQNLQTPIFKQKGVKLVIVPSTEKITFKGDLDKVTQILTNVINNALKYTPEGGTVKISALKEDGFGGFQIQDEGIGIASQDLPHIFERFYRGDKSRARKTGGIGVGLSIVKALVEAHKGSITVESELDKGTTFTVLFPLN; via the coding sequence ATGCTAAAAACTCTCCGCGCTAAAATACTCTTTTATTTTCTTTTAGTTTCATTATCTGGAATCTTAATTATTAGTTTTAGCATTCAATGGGGATTCGAAGCCAGCTTCAACCATTATATTAATGAAGACCGTGACCAAAGAATTAATCAGCTTATTAAAGCGTTAAAATTGGAATACAAAGAAAATGGGACTTTTACTGGTGAACGCGTGACCGAGCTCCTTTATCAGCAAGGGACAACAGACCGTCTTTTTTATAAGATTTACACACCTGATGAAATTCTATTAATTGACTCAACATCCATTAGTGAAGAAAGAATTCCACCAGATAATGAGATGAGAACTAGTCCATATGAAGGGGATACGTGGCAGACTTCCACAGAGTTAATTAAGGTGAACGGAAAAACAATTGGGATGCTTAAGGTATATTATCCAAAAGGCTTTGTCGATAGTGAATCGGTTTTCCTGCAGACCATCCAAAAGTATATTCTGATCGCCGTCATTATAACCGTCATTCTTGCTCTTGCTTTTAGTATGTTATTTTCAAAGAGATTAACCTCAGGACTGAACAGCTTATCTGAAGCAGTAGAAGAATTGACCAAGCATAAAAAAGATGTACGAGTACCACTCGATAATTTATCATTAGAAATGAAACAACTTGGGATTGCCTTTAATGAATTGGCTATGTCGCTTGACAAGGAAGAACGTCTTCGGAAGGAATTCACAGGTGATTTAGCTCATGAACTTCGCACTCCGCTTGCCACATTGCGCAGCCAAATCGAAGCGTTTCAGGATGGAATTTGGGAGCCAACACCAGCGCGACTTCAGCAAAGCCATAGTGAATTAATGCGCTTGGTTCGTCTTGTAAATGAGCTGGAGAAATTATTGGCAGCTGAGAATCCGCAAATTAGACTGAATGAAACTGAGCTTGAAGCAGGCAAAATGCTGTCCTCCATTCAAAACTTGCAAACACCGATTTTTAAACAAAAAGGTGTGAAGCTAGTCATTGTACCTTCAACTGAAAAGATTACTTTTAAAGGTGACCTTGATAAAGTAACGCAAATTTTAACCAATGTTATTAACAACGCGTTAAAATATACACCGGAAGGCGGAACAGTAAAAATTTCTGCCCTTAAAGAGGATGGATTTGGTGGTTTTCAGATTCAAGACGAAGGGATTGGGATCGCCAGCCAAGATCTTCCTCATATCTTTGAACGGTTTTATCGCGGCGATAAGTCCCGCGCTAGAAAAACTGGAGGGATTGGTGTAGGACTTTCGATTGTAAAGGCACTCGTCGAAGCTCATAAAGGAAGCATAACGGTTGAAAGTGAGCTTGATAAGGGCACCACCTTCACTGTGTTGTTTCCATTAAATTAA
- a CDS encoding phosphatase PAP2 family protein, with product MRKSKLALILLLFSICAVLLLSVTVKESGGVAFDAAVASFTTTIFPEQTRAFFRVIQLFGEELGIAVVGIATILWLWIRAKNYQGMALLLIAVGVGNEVNSFIKDFIKRPRPDLKHFADAEGFSFPSGHAMVGMILYFVVAYFIFKELKSMQTKWLIGSLFGLLLVLIGASRIVLQVHYPSDVLAGFAMGYLWVYLMITGYEWLIDRKKVIQTTDYSKNI from the coding sequence ATGAGAAAGTCTAAATTGGCATTGATTTTGCTGCTATTTTCAATCTGTGCAGTCCTATTGCTTTCGGTAACGGTTAAAGAGAGTGGGGGTGTGGCGTTTGATGCTGCTGTTGCTTCATTCACCACTACAATTTTTCCTGAGCAAACACGAGCCTTTTTTAGGGTAATCCAGCTGTTCGGTGAAGAGTTGGGCATTGCAGTGGTGGGCATCGCGACAATCTTATGGCTATGGATAAGAGCAAAAAATTATCAGGGGATGGCTCTCCTTTTAATTGCAGTTGGGGTAGGTAATGAGGTGAATAGCTTCATTAAAGATTTTATTAAGCGCCCACGACCAGACCTAAAGCATTTTGCTGATGCAGAAGGATTTAGTTTTCCTAGCGGTCATGCGATGGTCGGGATGATTTTATATTTTGTTGTTGCTTACTTTATTTTTAAGGAATTGAAATCGATGCAAACGAAATGGCTCATTGGTAGTCTCTTTGGGTTGTTACTTGTATTGATAGGAGCTAGTCGCATCGTTTTACAGGTGCATTATCCATCAGATGTATTGGCCGGATTTGCAATGGGTTATTTATGGGTTTATCTCATGATAACAGGCTATGAATGGCTCATTGATAGGAAAAAAGTTATCCAAACAACGGATTATTCAAAAAATATATAG
- a CDS encoding M20 family metallopeptidase — translation MLTKLYTQLQNYYSEMVSIRRYLHQHPELSFQEKNTAKFIQSYYEQLGISVEGNIGGNGVVARIVGSKKGKTVALRADFDALPIQDEKDVPYRSLIPGVMHACGHDGHTATLLVLAKVLHQMRDELVGTYVMIHQHAEEYAPGGAKSMIEDGCLAEVDVIFGTHLWATVPTGTIQTRVGPIMAAADRFEITVHGKGGHGAHPHTTKDAIVTASQLVINLQQIVSRNIDPIESAVVSIGSFVADNAFNVIADKAKLVGTVRTFNESLRTQIEQNINQITKGTCLTNDSAYEYMYEQGYPAVVNHPAQTQFLMECAQDVPEVNVVEETAPQMGGEDFAYYLQHVKGTFFFTGAGGADAYPHHHPKFDIDERAMLIAARTLGSVAIRYQSI, via the coding sequence ATGCTAACCAAGCTTTATACACAACTACAAAACTATTATTCGGAAATGGTATCCATTCGCCGCTATCTCCACCAACACCCAGAACTTTCGTTTCAGGAGAAAAATACAGCTAAATTCATACAATCCTATTATGAACAGCTTGGCATTTCGGTGGAAGGAAATATTGGTGGAAACGGTGTGGTAGCGAGAATAGTCGGTAGCAAGAAAGGTAAAACGGTTGCCCTTCGCGCAGATTTTGATGCCCTTCCGATTCAAGATGAAAAGGATGTTCCTTATAGATCTCTTATTCCTGGTGTCATGCATGCGTGCGGCCATGACGGACACACCGCAACCTTGCTTGTTTTAGCAAAGGTGCTTCATCAAATGCGCGATGAACTTGTAGGTACGTATGTGATGATTCACCAGCATGCTGAAGAATATGCACCTGGTGGGGCAAAATCAATGATTGAAGATGGTTGTCTGGCAGAAGTCGATGTCATATTTGGTACACATTTGTGGGCTACAGTCCCCACTGGGACGATTCAAACACGTGTCGGCCCGATTATGGCAGCTGCTGATCGGTTTGAAATCACTGTCCATGGCAAGGGTGGGCACGGGGCTCATCCACACACAACGAAGGACGCAATTGTGACTGCATCCCAGCTTGTAATAAACCTTCAGCAAATCGTCAGTCGTAATATTGACCCAATCGAGTCCGCTGTTGTTTCAATTGGATCGTTTGTTGCGGATAACGCCTTTAATGTCATCGCTGATAAAGCGAAGCTTGTTGGTACGGTTCGAACCTTTAATGAATCTCTTCGCACTCAAATTGAGCAGAATATTAATCAAATCACCAAAGGAACCTGTCTAACCAACGACTCGGCCTATGAGTATATGTATGAGCAGGGTTATCCAGCTGTCGTAAACCATCCTGCCCAAACGCAATTTCTAATGGAATGTGCTCAAGATGTTCCTGAAGTAAATGTAGTAGAAGAAACGGCACCACAAATGGGTGGCGAGGATTTTGCCTATTACCTTCAACATGTTAAAGGTACATTCTTTTTTACAGGTGCTGGTGGTGCTGATGCATACCCCCATCATCATCCAAAATTTGATATTGATGAGCGTGCAATGCTCATTGCAGCCAGGACACTTGGTTCCGTAGCCATACGCTACCAGTCGATTTAA
- a CDS encoding EcsC family protein encodes MTEYELSVRNDVQQWKRKLRKRSSMLNRISKKAQTKVNEIIPEKVHEVITESMKNLVKATLVGSDFTTKKGQSVGLSLAEMDKQMVKKLETFRKTAMLEGAGTGAGGILLGLADFPLLLSIKMKFLFEAAAIYGIDTAKYEERMFLLYVFQLAFSSDDTRRETLDIIDYWDEEKERVKELDWRQFQQEYRDYIDFVKMLQLVPGIGLVVGAVANYRLLDQLGETAMNAFRLRLLKNPTA; translated from the coding sequence ATGACTGAATATGAACTATCGGTTAGAAATGACGTGCAGCAATGGAAACGGAAGCTAAGAAAACGTTCATCGATGCTTAATCGAATTTCAAAAAAAGCACAAACGAAAGTAAATGAAATCATCCCAGAAAAGGTGCATGAGGTAATAACCGAAAGCATGAAAAACTTAGTTAAAGCCACGCTTGTCGGTTCGGATTTTACGACGAAAAAAGGCCAAAGCGTTGGTTTATCCTTGGCGGAAATGGATAAACAAATGGTAAAGAAGCTTGAAACCTTTCGAAAAACAGCCATGCTTGAAGGAGCCGGAACAGGTGCGGGTGGGATTCTCCTCGGCTTAGCGGATTTTCCTTTATTGCTCTCAATAAAAATGAAATTTTTGTTTGAAGCAGCTGCCATTTACGGGATCGACACGGCTAAATATGAAGAAAGAATGTTTCTTCTCTATGTATTTCAATTGGCCTTTTCTAGTGACGATACTCGTAGGGAAACCTTAGATATCATTGATTATTGGGATGAGGAAAAGGAGCGGGTGAAGGAGTTAGATTGGCGTCAATTTCAACAGGAATACCGAGACTATATTGATTTCGTCAAAATGCTTCAGCTTGTTCCTGGAATTGGATTAGTTGTTGGTGCCGTGGCAAATTACCGGCTATTGGACCAACTGGGAGAAACGGCAATGAACGCATTTCGCTTGCGGTTATTGAAAAACCCCACTGCCTAA
- a CDS encoding ABC transporter permease: MFDESKLWRERFAKSSKELSRYLRYIFNGHLVVVLLFLVGTGAYYYQEYVKRLQPDFPAALIMAVVLGVFLTYSPIYTFLLEADKIFLLPLESKLRAYFKKSIGVSFCIQLYLLLMVLAVFMPMYVQVYHGSFKSFFTFLLLIAIMKVWNLFSRWQVLHLVQTSFHLFDSLIRYALNGLFLYFMFNDDFLMMAIALVLLILLYVYWRSKTKESGLKWEHLIDLEEKRMTSFYRIANLFTDVPKLKDRIKRRKWLDWLFNGIPFNKANTYLFLYIRAFVRAWDYFGLVIRLTVIGSVALYLVSFGLGQILVVLIFLYLTGFQLLPLASHHENKIWVSLYPIADDWKRKAFQQLLLWILLFETVILSLVLMVKGVYLTGLIALAVGVAFSLYFVFSYSNIRLKRI, translated from the coding sequence ATGTTTGATGAAAGCAAATTGTGGAGGGAAAGATTTGCCAAGTCCAGCAAGGAATTAAGTCGCTATCTTCGCTACATATTCAATGGACATCTCGTTGTTGTTCTCTTATTTTTGGTCGGGACTGGGGCATATTACTATCAGGAATATGTAAAAAGACTTCAACCCGATTTTCCTGCAGCACTGATTATGGCAGTTGTACTAGGGGTGTTTTTAACCTATAGCCCGATCTATACCTTTTTGCTCGAAGCCGATAAGATATTCTTATTGCCGCTTGAGAGTAAGCTTAGGGCATATTTCAAAAAATCAATTGGTGTTAGCTTTTGTATTCAGCTTTATCTTTTGTTAATGGTGCTTGCTGTGTTTATGCCAATGTATGTTCAGGTATACCATGGAAGCTTTAAATCCTTTTTTACGTTTCTTCTCTTGATTGCGATAATGAAGGTTTGGAATCTTTTTTCGCGATGGCAGGTGCTCCATCTTGTTCAGACAAGCTTTCATCTATTTGATTCGCTTATTCGTTATGCGCTAAATGGCTTGTTTTTGTATTTTATGTTTAATGATGACTTCCTAATGATGGCCATTGCTCTTGTGCTGTTGATCTTGCTCTATGTTTACTGGCGCAGCAAGACGAAAGAGAGTGGATTAAAATGGGAGCATCTAATCGATTTAGAAGAAAAAAGAATGACATCCTTTTATCGAATCGCAAACCTTTTCACAGACGTTCCGAAATTAAAGGACCGAATCAAACGACGGAAATGGCTTGATTGGTTATTTAATGGGATTCCTTTTAATAAAGCAAATACGTATTTATTTTTATATATAAGAGCATTTGTAAGAGCCTGGGACTATTTCGGCCTTGTGATCAGACTGACCGTGATTGGTTCAGTTGCGCTTTATTTGGTTTCATTTGGACTTGGACAAATTCTGGTCGTTCTAATATTTCTGTATTTAACTGGTTTTCAGCTGTTGCCTCTGGCAAGTCATCACGAAAATAAAATTTGGGTGTCCCTTTATCCAATAGCAGATGATTGGAAAAGAAAAGCCTTTCAGCAGCTTTTGCTCTGGATTTTATTGTTTGAAACCGTGATATTATCGCTCGTGCTAATGGTAAAAGGTGTTTATCTAACTGGTCTAATTGCTTTAGCAGTGGGTGTGGCCTTTAGTCTTTATTTTGTATTTAGCTATAGTAACATCCGATTGAAACGAATCTAG
- a CDS encoding ABC transporter ATP-binding protein codes for MSLLKIENVTGGYTRNPVLKNVTFEVKSAELVGLIGLNGAGKSTTIKHVIGLMEQHSGDITINGSSFKQDKDNYRKKFSFVPETPILYDELTLEEHLKLTAMAYGLEEKTYKERMDFLLEEFRMKKRLKWFPAHFSKGMKQKVMIMCAFLVQPDLYIVDEPFVGLDPLGIQSLLDLMKKMKDSGAGILMSTHILVTAERYCDRFVILHNGSVRAQGTLAELREQFNMPNATLDDLYIQLTKEEDYV; via the coding sequence ATGTCTTTACTCAAAATTGAAAACGTTACAGGGGGTTATACCCGAAATCCAGTTTTAAAAAATGTCACTTTTGAGGTAAAAAGTGCGGAGCTCGTCGGCCTGATTGGCTTAAATGGTGCAGGGAAGAGTACGACGATTAAGCATGTAATTGGATTGATGGAGCAGCATAGTGGCGATATTACGATAAATGGTAGTTCGTTTAAGCAGGATAAGGATAATTATCGAAAGAAATTTAGCTTTGTTCCAGAAACACCGATTCTATATGATGAATTAACGCTTGAGGAGCATTTGAAGCTTACTGCGATGGCGTATGGTTTAGAAGAGAAGACCTATAAGGAAAGAATGGATTTTTTGCTTGAAGAATTTCGCATGAAAAAACGACTTAAATGGTTTCCTGCTCATTTTTCAAAGGGAATGAAGCAGAAGGTGATGATTATGTGTGCGTTTCTTGTTCAGCCAGATCTATACATAGTCGATGAACCATTTGTTGGTTTAGATCCACTTGGTATTCAATCGCTACTTGATTTAATGAAAAAGATGAAGGATAGTGGAGCGGGAATTTTAATGTCCACTCATATTTTAGTGACGGCAGAACGATATTGTGACCGTTTTGTTATTTTACACAATGGTTCTGTACGGGCTCAGGGGACATTGGCTGAGCTTAGAGAGCAGTTTAATATGCCGAATGCGACGCTTGATGATCTTTATATTCAACTGACAAAGGAAGAAGATTATGTTTGA
- a CDS encoding HIT family protein, which translates to MSDCIFCKIINGEIPAAKVYENEHVLAFLDISQVTKGHTLVIPKIHKENVFELTSDIAKNIFEAVPAIANAIKTEFQPIGLNVVNNNGEEAGQSVFHFHMHLIPRYGKGDGFGAVWKTHDSEYTSDDLKAIASNIGKHL; encoded by the coding sequence ATGAGCGATTGTATTTTTTGTAAAATTATTAATGGGGAGATTCCTGCAGCAAAGGTCTATGAAAATGAACATGTACTTGCCTTCCTCGATATAAGCCAAGTCACCAAGGGCCACACATTGGTTATTCCAAAAATACATAAAGAAAATGTATTTGAATTGACATCAGATATAGCTAAGAATATCTTCGAAGCCGTTCCCGCCATTGCAAATGCGATTAAAACTGAATTCCAGCCAATCGGCTTAAACGTAGTAAATAATAATGGTGAAGAGGCTGGTCAATCCGTCTTCCACTTTCATATGCACTTAATCCCAAGATACGGGAAAGGTGATGGCTTCGGTGCAGTTTGGAAAACACATGATAGCGAGTACACCTCTGATGACCTGAAAGCGATTGCATCTAATATCGGAAAGCATCTTTAA
- a CDS encoding tryptophan transporter — MNTKNLVALSLLVGIGAVLHTVIPGFFLGMKPDMMLTMMFLGIILFPDKKSVLLLGLVTGIISGLTTTFPGGLIPNIIDKAVTAFVIFGLFLALGKFKYSLVGIGVLTVIGTIVSGIVFLGSAYYIVGLPGSFVALFAAVVLPAAAFNTVTMIILYPIANSIVNRTKKTKAAINA, encoded by the coding sequence TTGAATACGAAAAACCTTGTAGCACTTTCATTATTAGTTGGGATTGGTGCAGTCTTGCACACAGTTATTCCTGGATTTTTCCTTGGTATGAAGCCTGATATGATGCTGACCATGATGTTTTTAGGAATTATTTTGTTCCCAGACAAGAAAAGCGTCCTTTTATTAGGTCTTGTAACAGGAATTATTTCTGGCTTAACCACTACATTTCCAGGTGGTTTAATCCCAAATATTATTGATAAAGCTGTTACAGCATTTGTCATCTTTGGTTTATTTCTTGCATTAGGGAAATTTAAGTATTCATTAGTTGGCATTGGAGTATTAACCGTAATTGGTACGATTGTTTCAGGAATTGTGTTCTTAGGTTCAGCCTATTATATTGTTGGACTTCCAGGTTCGTTCGTTGCATTATTTGCAGCTGTCGTACTTCCTGCAGCAGCGTTCAATACTGTAACAATGATCATTCTTTACCCAATTGCCAATTCAATTGTAAACAGAACAAAGAAAACAAAAGCAGCAATAAATGCATAA
- a CDS encoding HTH-type transcriptional regulator Hpr — translation MGMAEKQYSIKEAMLFSQRIAQLSKALWKSVEKDWQQWIKPFDLNINEHHILWIAYHLHGASISDVAKFGVMHVSTAFNFSKKLEERGLLKFSKKETDKRNTYIELTPEGEEILLRLMENYDPTQNAAFTGAMPLKELYGKFPDIIEMMAIVRNIYGDDFMDIFERSFNNVEQDYTEENGKLKKKDSTQDSSTEKEYV, via the coding sequence ATGGGGATGGCGGAAAAACAGTATTCAATTAAAGAAGCGATGCTTTTTAGTCAAAGGATTGCACAATTAAGTAAAGCGTTGTGGAAGTCTGTTGAGAAGGATTGGCAGCAATGGATTAAACCTTTTGACTTGAACATCAATGAGCACCATATTTTGTGGATTGCTTACCATTTACATGGCGCTTCAATCTCGGATGTGGCAAAATTTGGAGTAATGCACGTATCCACAGCATTTAACTTTTCAAAGAAACTTGAGGAAAGGGGATTATTAAAATTTTCTAAAAAGGAGACCGATAAACGGAATACGTATATTGAGTTAACTCCTGAGGGAGAGGAAATATTGCTCCGTTTAATGGAAAACTATGATCCTACTCAAAATGCGGCATTCACAGGTGCAATGCCGTTAAAAGAGCTTTATGGGAAATTCCCAGACATTATTGAAATGATGGCAATTGTGCGCAATATTTACGGTGATGATTTCATGGATATTTTCGAGAGATCATTCAACAACGTTGAGCAGGATTATACCGAAGAAAATGGTAAACTCAAAAAAAAGGATTCTACCCAGGATTCTTCAACTGAAAAAGAATACGTTTAA
- a CDS encoding DUF1878 family protein: MVEKILKLEYHQRLLLRMLDKPNQSFYRLVIEKSLREEDVDTFFKHCDQLSIELKEQKAEGFVHFHPLFNKFKVGLHPNLLAEDVIQACIAQQLFPSLMAELKKYV; encoded by the coding sequence TTGGTTGAGAAAATATTAAAATTGGAGTATCATCAACGACTCCTATTGAGGATGCTTGACAAGCCAAACCAATCTTTTTATAGGCTTGTCATTGAAAAATCGTTGAGGGAAGAGGATGTAGACACCTTCTTTAAGCATTGTGACCAATTGAGCATTGAACTCAAGGAGCAAAAAGCGGAAGGATTTGTTCATTTTCATCCGCTTTTCAACAAATTTAAAGTGGGTCTGCATCCTAACCTCCTGGCAGAAGATGTAATTCAGGCATGCATTGCTCAACAATTATTCCCCTCTTTGATGGCAGAACTTAAAAAATATGTTTAA
- a CDS encoding YjcZ family sporulation protein, protein MSGGHGGFYGGGFALLVVLFILLIIIGAAWL, encoded by the coding sequence ATGTCCGGAGGTCATGGAGGCTTTTATGGTGGAGGGTTTGCCCTTTTAGTGGTACTGTTCATTCTTTTGATTATCATTGGCGCAGCTTGGTTATAA